The following proteins are co-located in the Burkholderia sp. HI2500 genome:
- the nadC gene encoding carboxylating nicotinate-nucleotide diphosphorylase, which translates to MNSPHAHIRSLPPEGAATFLGGGPAEGGASSAVSPLFNIVREQYGAAFDDAIARNVADAIAEDVGTGDQTGRLVPAGERRRARIIVREEAVLCGVPWFEAVIARIDPAIVVQWRYREGDRMSPDSTVCELEGPARALLTAERNGLNFLQLLSGVATATRRYVDRVEGTRAKILDTRKTLPGLRLAQKYAVRVGGGENQRLALYDGILIKENHIAAAGGVGEALDAAFALESGVPVQVEVETLAQLDTALAHRAQSVLLDNFTLDMMREAVRVANGKAVLEVSGGVNFDTVRAFAETGVDRISIGALTKDVRATDYSMRIVD; encoded by the coding sequence ATGAATAGCCCCCACGCTCACATTCGTTCACTGCCCCCCGAGGGGGCGGCCACCTTCCTTGGGGGCGGCCCAGCGGAAGGCGGCGCGAGTTCCGCAGTATCCCCGCTCTTCAACATCGTCCGCGAGCAGTACGGCGCGGCATTCGACGATGCGATCGCGCGCAATGTGGCCGATGCGATCGCGGAAGACGTCGGCACCGGCGACCAGACCGGGCGGCTCGTACCGGCCGGCGAACGTCGCCGTGCTCGCATCATCGTGCGCGAGGAAGCCGTGCTGTGCGGCGTGCCGTGGTTCGAGGCCGTGATTGCCCGGATCGACCCGGCGATCGTCGTGCAGTGGCGTTATCGCGAAGGCGATCGTATGTCGCCCGATTCGACCGTCTGCGAACTCGAAGGGCCGGCGCGCGCGCTGCTGACGGCCGAGCGCAACGGGCTGAACTTCCTGCAACTGCTGTCGGGCGTCGCGACCGCGACGCGTCGTTACGTCGATCGCGTCGAAGGCACGCGCGCGAAGATCCTCGATACGCGCAAGACGCTGCCGGGCCTGCGGCTCGCGCAAAAGTATGCGGTGCGCGTCGGCGGCGGCGAGAACCAGCGTCTCGCGCTGTATGACGGCATCCTGATCAAGGAAAACCACATCGCGGCGGCAGGCGGTGTCGGCGAGGCGCTCGACGCGGCATTTGCGCTGGAGTCGGGTGTGCCCGTGCAGGTCGAAGTCGAGACGCTTGCACAACTCGATACGGCGCTCGCACATCGCGCGCAGTCAGTGCTGCTCGACAACTTCACGCTCGACATGATGCGTGAAGCGGTGCGCGTGGCGAACGGCAAGGCCGTGCTCGAAGTGTCGGGCGGCGTCAATTTCGATACGGTGCGTGCGTTCGCGGAAACGGGGGTCGATCGCATCTCGATCGGCGCGCTGACGAAGGACGTGCGCGCGACGGACTATTCGATGCGGATCGTCGACTGA